The following nucleotide sequence is from Synechococcus sp. CBW1004.
TGCACCGAATGCCGGTCCAACCCCGCCAAGCGATCTGCGGGTGTGTCTCGCTACACCACCCAGAAGAATCGCCGCAACACCACTGAACGGCTGGAGCTGAAGAAGTTCTGCCCCCACTGCAACAGTTCCACGACCCACAAGGAGATCAAGTGAGGTTGTCGGCTTTGTGCCGCCCTTCCCCGCTCCAGTCCTGACTGTCGCCTTCGTTCCACCGTTCTCTCCCTGCCATGTCCAGCTCCTTCTTCAAGAAGCGCCTGTCGCCGATCAAGCCCGGCGACCCGATCGACTACAAGGATGTCGATCTGCTCAAGAAGTTCATCACCGAGCGCGGCAAGATCCTGCCCCGCCGTCTCACCGGCCTCACCGCCAAGCAGCAGCGTGACCTCACCAACGCGGTCAAGCGTGCCCGCATTGTGGCCCTGCTTCCCTTCGTGAACCCCGAAGGCTGAACTTGCCGCCGTCCCGCAGTCCGCTGCCCCGGCGCTCCAGCCTGCATCCCGGTGATCTGGTCGGGCTCCTCGAATCCCGGGGGGCCCTTCTTGCCGTGGTGGAGGACGTGCGATCCGGCAAGATCGCCCTTCGCATCGGCTGGGAGGGGCGTCGCGCCACCGCGCCCCTACGGGATCTTGAGCTGATCGCCGCACTGCCCGATGCCGCGGCCGCGGTCCCCGTTGACCCTGCTTCGCCTCCCTGGTCCCTGCAGCGGGAGTCTGTCGCGAAGGCCCTGCCGGCGAAGCGGGAACTGGCCGCCGCCTGGCTGCTGCTGCGCGAGAGCCCCGATTCCGCCGGCAGCGCTCCCTGCCTGGAACTGGCCGAGCTCGCCGATCTGCTCGGTGATGGCGCCGAGCCCGCCCTGCGGGCCGCTCTCTGGCTCTGGCTGCAGGGCGAGCAGGATTGGTTCCGCTGGCGTCAGCAACGGGCCGAGCCCCGTCCCCCCGAAGAGATCCGCCAGCGCCGCCGCCAGCGCCATCGCCAGCAGCTCAGTGACACGCGGCGGCGGGCCTGGCAGCAGGCGCTCATCGCCCGTCAGCCGCTGGATGTCACCCGCCTTGATGCCGAGGCCCGCGCTCAGTTGACGCTTCTGCGCCAGTGGGCAGCGGGGGACTGTCAGCTACCACTGCCCGCTGCGTTGGTGCCGGTGCTGCACCGCGCCCACTGCCCACAGGAACCGGGCGCGATCCGGCACCTTCTGGTGGATCTCGGCCAGTGGGAGCGGCACCATCTGCCCGCTCTGGAGGACACGACCTGGGCTCTCGGGTTCAGCCCGGAGCTGGAGCGGGAGGCGGCGCAGCTTGAGGCAGCCGCCGAAGATCCTCAACCGGGCGATGCCGATCGGCTTGATCTCACTGCGCTCCATTGCTTCACCATCGACGACGAGGACACGCTCGACATCGATGACGCCCTCGGCCTCGAGGAGCTGGCGGATGGCCGTCACGCTCTCTGGATTCACATCGCCGATCCCGGTCGCCTCATCCAGCCGGACTCTCCGCTCGATCTGGAGGCGCGCCGCCGCGCCAGCAGCCTCTATCTGGCGCGCGGCACCCTGCCGATGTTCCCGCCGCGGCTCGCCAACGGCGTGTTCAGCCTCCGGCAGGGCCGGCGCAGTGCCGCCTGGAGCCTCCGGCTCGAGCTCGACGACCAGGGTGAGCTGCACAGTCAGCGCCTGGTGCGCAGCTGGATTCGGCCTGCCTATCGGCTGAGCTACGCCGATGCGGATGAACTGATCGAGCTGGCACCGCCCCAGGAGCCCGCGCCGGCCCTGCTGCACCGCCTGCTGGAGCGCCGTCGTCAGTGGCGTCTGCGGCGCGGCGCCCTCTGCCTCGATCAGCCGGAGGGCCGCATCCACAGCCATGGCGAGGATGCCGAGCTCGCGATCAGCGAACCCACGGCGGCCCGGGCGCTGGTGGCCGAGGCGATGATCCTGGTGGGTGCGGTGGTTGCCGAACTCGGCCGTCAGCATGGACTGGCTCTGCCCTATCGCAGCCAGCCAGCGGCAGGGCTGCCCGCTGCCGAGGAGCTGGCGCTGCTGGAGCCGGGGCCCGTTCGTCACGCGGCGCTCAAGCGCTGCCTCAGCCGCGGCCACATGGGGGTGACGCCAGCGGCCCACTTCAGCCTCGGACTCGACGCCTACGTGCAGGCCACCTCACCGATCCGTCGTTACGGCGATCTTCTGGTGCAGCGACAGCTGGAGGCCCATCTCAGCGGTCGCCCGCCCCTCGATGCCGCCGCCATGGCGGCCCTGCTCGAGCAGATCGAGGGTCCGCTGCGGGAGGGCATCCGCATCAGCCGCGACGATCAGCGCCACTGGCAGCAGGTGTGGTTCGAGCAGAACCATCAGCCCAGCTGGGCCGCTCGGTTCCTCCGCTGGCTGCGGCCCCAGGATCAGCTGGCGCTGGTGCACCTCGACGACCTGTGCCTTGAGCTGCCCGCCACCGCGCCGGCCGGCTGCGAGCCGGGCACGGCGCTGCGGGTGCGGGTTCTGCTGGTGGATTCGCTGCGCGACCAGCTGCGGCTGCAGGCCACCACCTGACGCTTCGCTTCACGCCAGCCGACTGACCCGCAGCCAGGGACCCCAGGGATTGGCGCAGCCGATCAGGGCCACGGGGGCGGGGCGGTCCTGCTGCTGCAGCCAGTGATGCAGCGCTGGTTCCAGGGTGATCACCGGCCAGGGCCGTCCGCCCACCACCAGGCGGTAGCCGCCCTCGCCGTCGGGTTCCAGTTCTCCCTGCCACAGCCGTTCGCCGGGCTCCGCCGGAACCTGGTGGGGATTCAGCACTCCCCCGGGGCCGGCCGCCAGGTGTCCCTGCCGGTCGAGGCGGGCGGGGTCATCGAGGGCCTGACGTTGCCGCTCCGCCCAGGCGGGGTGGTGCCAGGGGGTGTCCCAGAGCGGCAGCGGCCCGGCGGGAGCCTGCCGGTCCGCGATCAACGCTTCCTGCAGCTGGCGCACAGGCAGCTCCCCCGGATCGAGCCCCAGGCGCACGCACAGCGCCGCCGCCAAGCCGGCCACCTGGCCGATGTTCAGCACCAGCGGCTGCAGGCGGGTGGCGCCGTTGGCCATGTGGCTGACGCTGAGGCACTTGTCGGCGGCCAGCAGATTGACCACCCCAGTGCTCACCAGCGCCCCGTACGGAATCGTGAAGGGGGTGCCGCTCCAGCGGCCGCCCCAGCGGCAGCTCTTGGGCGCCAGCGGCCAGTCGCCTCCTGGGTAGTGGTGGTCATTGGCGTAGTTGCCCACCGCGATCGCGCTCAGGGCGCCGGCGGCATCGCGCGGCAGTGCCGCGATCGAAGCCCCGGGGCCCTGGGGCAGCAGGTCCTGTTCGATCACGGTCTGCAGGCCCACCAGCCGCCGGCCCTCGCGCCAGTAGGGCATCGCCGCCAGCCAGGCTGCCGGACTGCCGGATTCGGCCGGGAAGCCAGTCCCCCGCTGCAGCCAGCCGCCGCTGGCTTGCTCAAGAGCCCGGGCAAAGCGCAGGCTGTGGGCCTGCATCTCGGCGAACAGCGCGGCCTCGGCCTGTGGATCGGCGCTGAAGGCACGCGCCAGGCCGTCGTGCCAGTCGTTGCCGTGCAGGGGCCAGTTGAGCATCACCAGCCCACCGGGCAGTCGGCCGTAGGTGATCGTGCGCTCCAGACCGAAGGCCTCACAGGCCTGCTCGAACGGCGGCGGCAGCGGGGGCGCGCCAGTTGGAGAGGGGCCTCCCTCCTGCTGATGCCCAGCGCTGCCGGGATTCACCGACAGGCGTTCGCGCGCCAGCTGGCCCATCACCACCCAGGTGGGTGACTGCACCGGCTGCTCCTGAAAGAACGGCTCCCGCTCCAGCCGCTCGCGGCTGGGGGCACTGGGCTCCCCCCATTGCTCCTGGGCCTCCCAGCCCAGGCGGTGGGACGCCCCCGCCAGGGCGAGCAGCTCGCCGCGGTCGCTGCCGTCGATCACCAGGGTGCAGGGCACCCGGCGGTGGCTGCCTGGACGGTCTGCGCCGCCACCCCCTGAGCACTCCACCCGTACGGCGCAGATGCGCGTCCCGGCCCGCTCCACTTCCAGCAACCGGCAGTGCGGCCACCACTGGAGGTTCGGCAGCGCCCGGACCCAGTCCTGCAGGATCGCTTCGGCGGTGGCCGGCCGATACCCGAAGCAGCTCACCCAGTTGTGGTCGAGACCCTCGGGCTCCCGCCGGGCAAGCTCCCGCAGAAACGCCCCCCACAGGCCCGTCTGCCAGGTGGTGAGTTCATTGCCATCAGGGCAGCACACCCCGGCGGCACTCACCATCCCGCCCAGCCAGGCCCCGGGTGTGAGCAGCAGGGTGCGCGCGCCGCTTCGAGCTGCCTGCAATGCCGCCGCGACACCGCCGCTGCCGCCCCCCCACACGAGCACGTCCACCGTCTCCCCTGACCCCGTGCGGCTGCCTTGCCCTGTTGCCATGACCGGACGTTCCGTTGGCCCCGATCCTGCCGGGTCCGCTGCCGGGTGCCCCCGGTAAGATCCGGCCTGACGGCTGGACGCGGCGATGGCGCTGGCGGCGGCGCAGCACCCCCGAATCCCGCCTTCCATCCCCGCGTTGATGGCCTACACGCTCACCACACCGCTCTATTACGTCAACGACAGGCCCCATCTCGGCAGCACCTACACCACGCTGGCCTGCGATGCCATCGCCCGCTTCCGGCGGCTGAGCGGCGAGGAAGTGATCCTGGTCACCGGCTGCGATGAGCATGGGCTCAAGATTCAGCGCACCGCCGAGGCGGCGGGGGTCACCCCTCAGGTTCACTGCGATCGCGTCAGCGACCGCTACCGCGATCTGTGGCAGCGCTGGGGCATCAGCCACGACCGGTTCATCCGCACCACCGACCCTCACCACCGGCGGGTGGTGGAGCAGTTCTTCGCCCGCGTCGAAGCCAGTGGCGATGTGATCGAGGGGCGGCAGCAGGGCTGGTACTGCGTCGCCTGCGAGGAGTTCAAGGACGACCCGCACGAAGCCGACGATCCCGAGTGTCCGATCCATCGGCGCCCCCTGGAATGGCGCGATGAGGTGAATCTCTTCTTCCGCCTGTCGCGCTATCAGCAGCAGATCGAGGACCTCGTCTCCCGGCCGGGCTTCATCGCTCCGGCCAGCCGGCGCCGCGAGGTGGAGAACTTCGTGGCCGGTGGTCTGAAGGATTTCTCGATCTCCCGGGTGGGCCTGCCCTGGGGAATTCCGGTGCCCGGGCACGGCGACCACACCTTCTACGTGTGGTTTGACGCGCTGGTCGGCTACCTCTCCGCCCTGCTCGACCCTTCGGTGCCGGTCGATCTCGATCAGCTGGCGAGTCGCGGCTGGCCGGCGCAGCTGCACGTGATCGGCAAGGACATCCTGCGGTTCCATGCGGTCTTCTGGCCGGCGATGCTTCTGTCGGCCGGCCTTGAGCTGCCCGAGCGGGTGTTCGGCCATGGCTTCCTCACCCGTGAGGGCCAGAAGATGGGCAAGTCGCTGGGCAACGTGCTTGATCCGGAAGTGCTGCTTGAACGGTGCGGCGGCGATGCGGTGCGCTGGTATCTGCTGCGTGACATTCCCTTCGGCGAGGACGGCGACTTCCAGCAGCAGCGCTTCCAGGATCTGGTCAACAACGATCTGGCCAACACGATCGGCAACCTTCTCAACCGCACCGCTTCGATGGCGCGCAAGTGGTTCGTGGAGGCCGTGCCGCCTTCCGGAGACGCCGCTGCCGGGGATCATCCGCTCGCCCAGGCCTGCCGGACGGGTCTTGAGGGCTACCTGCAGGCGATGGATCAGGTCGACTTCCGCAGGGCCTGCGAGGCGGTGCTGCAGCTGGCGATTGAGGCCAACGGTTACCTCAATGACCGTGCTCCCTGGAAGCTGATGAAGCAGGACGGGCAGGCGGATGTCGTCGCCGCCGATCTTTATGCGGTGCTCGAGACCTGTCGCTGGATCGGTCTGCTGCTGGCGCCGCTGCTGCCGGATCTGTCGCAGCGGTTGCTCTCTCAGCTCGCTGAACCCGCCTGGGAGAGCCGCTCCGGAGGGGCTCTCGGCGGCGATGCGGTCTCCCCGTGGCGTGCTGCCCTGCAGTGGGGAGGCCTGCCCGCCGGGCGCGCGCTGCCGGAACCCTCCCCGGTGATGCTCCGGCTCGAACTGGATCAACCCCTGTGATGGCCGCTCCAGCCCGCCGCTTGCCGCTCGTCGCTGCCCTGGCGCTGTTGCTCCCTGCCTGCGGCAGTACCCCTCTGAATCGCCCACCGGAGGCCAGTGCACCCCCCTTCGTGTTCCGCTCCCTCGACCTGCGCCAGCAGGATCTGCTCGGCCGGCCGACCTGGTCGCTGATCAGCCCGGAGGCCCGCTACGACATGCGTCGCCGCGTCGCCCTGGCCGAGACGCCCCGGGGCATGATCTTCCGCAACGGCAAACCTGCGTACCGACTGTCGGCCACCAGCGGCACGGTGCTCAACGATGGTGAGGTCGTTCTGCTCGAGGGCCGCGTCCGCGTCGAGCAACTGGGCGCCAATCCGATGCTGATCCGCGCCGAACGGGCCCGCTGGTTCCCGGAGCGCAAACTGATGGAGATCGATCGTCGCCCTGAGGCCCTTGATGCCTCGAATCGGCTGACGGCGGACCGCGCCAGCTTCAATCTGGACAGCAACCGCCTCAGCCTGCGCGACAGGCCGAGGCTGCAGCACTGGAACCGTCGCTTCGAACCGTTCCGGGACGTCGATCGCGGCCTTCCGGAAGTGGTTCTCCGCGTCCGCGAGGCCGACTGGTACCCGCTGAATGGCACCCTCCAGACACGCGGTCCGGTGCTCGCGCGTCGGCGCGTTCCTGGCAGGACCGAGAAACAGCCCAGGCAGATCCTCACCGCCACCAGCCTCGATGGCAACACCACCACCCAGGAGTACTGGCTGCGGGCTCCGGTGCGGTTTCAGGACGCCGCCGAGGCCACTGACCTGCAGGCCCGGGATGTGCGGCTTGACCTGCGCGAGCGCCGGGCCACCAGCGACAGTCCCTTCCAGGGCAGTCGTCGCGAGCTGCGGGTCCGTGGTCGGAGCTTCCTGGTTCAGGAGGATCAGAAATGGGTCACCATCCCTGAAGGCTGCCAGCTGTTTCAGACGGGTGATGCCCTGCAGGCCCGTCAATGCCGCTGGAACTGGGGAACCCAGGCTGTCGAGGCCGATGGTGGCGTCGAGCTGCGACGCCAGGCCCACCAACAGATCAGCCGAGGCGAGTTTCTGAGGGGACGGCTCGGTCCGGCCGGCGAGATCACGCTCACCAGCCCGGGCGGTAGGGTGTTCAGCCGGTTCCAGGTGCCCCAGCGACCCGGTCCACCGCGGCTTTCGCGGCCGCGTCCAGCTGCGGAGCCCATTCGCCTGTGAGGCGGCGGGTCCAGCCCTCCAGCCAGGTCAGATCACTGCGGCTGAAACAGCGGGCCGACCATCCACCCAGCACCAGAACACCGGCATCCTCCAGAGGCTGCACCACCACCGAGGGGAGGCCGGGAAGCAGGGCTTCAAACTCCGCCCGGCCTGGATAGAGGCGCAGGTCCACCAGCGAGATGGCCCGACCGCTCTGCCTGGCCCGTTCGCAGATCGCCCCCTCGATGAAGGCCTGGTCACCGGCCTCCAGGGGCTGGAGACCACGGCGCAGCAGCACCACACCACGCCAGACCAGAAGAAGTGTGGCCGCGGGCGTGGCGGTGAGCAGCAGGGCACTGCCCCAGGCCAGTTCGCGCTGCAACGACGGGTCCAGCCCCTCAGCCAGCTGCAGCCTCTCCACCCCCTGGAGCGGGGCACGCTCCGCCGGCTCCGGCGCGATCCGCGTCCAGAGCAGACCGACCAGCATCAGGACCACCGCAAGGATGCTGGCAAGCACCCCGGCGCGTTCCAGGGCCGGCTCGACGCTGCCGGCGGTGAACTGATTCAGCACACTGAGCGACAGGCCGATCGCGCCGGCGACGAGAGGAATGCGGGCGGCGACCGGAAGGGCCATGCATGAGCGGGTTCGAAGCCGCTTCAGGATGCCGGAACGGCCGCCCGCTGCTCCAATGGGAAGGCGATCGACGTTCCCCATGACTCCAGCCGAGGCCTTCGCGGCCCTTGCCCTTGTCGCCGTGGCCTGTGACGGCAGCCTGGAACGGGAGGAAGCCCATGCCCTGCGTGAGCAGCTGGAGGCGCGCACCCCGTACCGCAACCTGAGCGAGGCGACCATGGGGGCGATGTTCGACCAGCTGCTCGAATTGCTGCGACGCGATGGCTGGCAGGGTCTGCTGGCCGAGGCCCTTCCCCTCCTGACCGCCGAGCAGCAGGAGACGGGTCTGGCGATCGCCGCCCATCTCGTGCAATGCGATCGCCTCGTGCAGCAGGAGGAGCTGACGATGCTCGAGAGCATGGCCGCCCAGATGACTCTCCCCGCCGAGCGCTCGCGCCAGATTCTCGAGGTGATCCGCGTCCTCAACCGCGACAGCCTGGCCGGCTGAAGGCAGACTGGCCCCAGAACGCCCAGGCGCCGTGAAGACTGTCTCCCCGCCGCAACCCAGCCTCCGACCCTCCCTGCCGCCACCCCCGTCGTTGGGCCGTGCGGGTGTTCCCTTCGCGTGGATGCTCGCGGTTCTGCTGACTCTGCTGCTGCCGCTGGCACCGGTCCATGCTCTGTCGCTGAGCGATCTGCCTCCCGATCCACCCGCCGCCCGGGTGCTCGACACGGCGGATGTGCTCAGCAGGGCCACCCGTGCTGATCTCGACAGACAGTTGCAGGAGCTGGACGGAGAGCGCGTCGACGCCCGTCTGATCACCGTGAGTCATCTCGATTACGGCCTCGACCTCTCCCAGCTCGGTTCCCAGTTGCTGGAGCGGTGGTCGGTGGAGGGCAACGGCGGGGGTGAGGGTGAGTCCCAGCTGCTTCTGCTGATCGACACCCAGAACAAGGCCACGGCGATTGTGGCCTCTCCGGCTCTGCAGCGACAGCTGCCGGCGGCGCTGCTGCGGAGCACGGCCCGGACGACCATGGCGCAGCCCCTGCGCGAGGGCGATCGCTACCGCCAGGCCAGTCTCGATGCCCTGACCCGCCTGCGCACCGTGCTCCGGGGGGGTGAGGATCCGGGAGACCCCGTCGAAGCCGAGGTGGCCGTCCCCGTCAGCAACATCCCCACGGCTGAGGAGACCCGGGAGGGCAACGGTCTGACCTGGGTCGTCGTGCTGCTGGTGGTTGGCTCGGTGGTGCCGATGCTGACCTGGTGGGTGTTCTCCCGCTGAATTCCCGCCCGCTTCACGCCACACTTTCCATGGGACTGACCGACTGGATGGGCACCTTCGGACGGGCCCAGTCGCTGGATCTGAGCAACGATCTGGAGCGGGGCTATGAGGCCGCTCTGCTGATCCAGAGCATTGAGCTGGAGCACTACAACGACCGGCCTGTCAGGCCCGAGCTCGAGCTGCGCCTGCCCCGTGGCATGCAGGCACAGATTCTGCGGCGCTTCAGGGCTGCCCTGCAGGTCTGTCGCCAGACCCTCGAGAACGTCGAGCCCTACCGCCAGGAGCTCTCCGGTCAGGAGATCCGGCAGATCCAGCTGGTGGAGGCGGTGGCCTCCCGCTACGACGAAAGACGACAGACGCTCCCCGCCATCAGCCGTTCGCCGGAGGTGTTGCCCCGCAGTCTCCTCGGGGTGGTCGATCAGGTCCGAAGGCAGCTGGATCCGGATGCGGAGGCCAGCGTGGTCGCCGGTTTCCGCCGTCGTCGGGATTCCACCCTCGTCTCCCTGCGCATCCTGCTGCTGCTGATTCTGGTTCCGGTTCTGATCCAGCAGTTCAGCCGCACCTACATCGTGACGCCAGTGGTGGACCGCCTGTCTCCCGAGCATCCGCTGGTGACCTATCCACGCCCCCAGCTCGAGGAGAAGGCTGTTCAGAAGTTGAGGCTGTACCAGGCCGAGATCGAATTCGAAGCGTTGCTCCAGGATCAGCCGCTGCCGACGCGCGAACAGATGCAGCAGAAGCTCAACCAGAAGGCCCACGAACTTGAGGAGGAGGCTCAGCAGGAGGGGTCCCATGCGGTCAAGAATGTGCTCTCCGATGGCTTCGGTCTGATCGGGTTCGTGCTCGTCTGCCTGCTCGGTCAGCGGGACATCCAGGTGCTGCGTGGCTTCATCGACGAAATGATCTATGGCCTGAGTGACAGCGCCAAGGCGTTTGCGATCATTCTCTTCACGGATATTTTCGTTGGCTTCCACAGTCCGGAGGGCTGGACGGTGCTCCTTGATGGTGTTGCCCACCACCTTGGTCTGCCAGCGCGCGAGAATTTCATCATGTTGTTCATCGCCACCTTCCCTGTGGTGCTGGCGACGATTTTCAAATACTGGATCTTCCGTTATCTCAACCGTGTGTCCCCCTCCTCGGTGGCGACCCTGCGCAATATGAATGGTGGAGGTTGAGAGCCTGTCCGTACATCCCCTGTCTTCTGCCGTCGACTCCTCCGCTCAGGCCCCTGCCGTGGGCATCACCCTGATCTGCGGCCCTGCCGGTGGAGGCAAAAGTCGATGGGCCGAACATCTGGCGTCCTGCAGTGGCCGCCAGGTCGTCTATCTGGCCACCGGCCCGCTGCTTCCAGACGATGCCGACTGGCAGCAGCGCCTGGAGCGCCATCGCCGCCGTCGTCCGGCCCAGTGGCTCTGCCGGGAGGTGGGGGCCGAGCTGGCACCGGCGCTCTCGGATCTCAGGGACGGCCAGATCGCCCTGATCGATTCTCTCGGCACCTGGGTCGCCGCCTGGCTCGATGCCGACGCCCCACTGTGGTGTCGCTGCTGTGATGTTCTGGTGGAGTCCCTACGCCTCAGCCACGCACCGCTGCTGCTGGTGTGTGAGGAGGTGGGCTGGGGGGTCGTGCCCAGCTCGGTCGCCGGCGGACGATTCCGGCAACGCCTGGCGGAGCTCGAGCAACGGCTGATGGCTGACGCAGCGGCGGCATGGCTGGTGATCGCCGGCCGGGCGCTGGATCTGCAGCAGCTTTCCGTTCCGGTCCCGCCCGAGCCGTGATGCCCCGCGTCGTCCTGGTTCACCCGGAGATCCCCCCCAATACCGGCAACGTCGCCCGCACCTGCGCCGCGACGGGGACGGAGCTGCATCTGGTGGAGCCCCTCGGCTTCGAGATCAGTGACCGCCAGCTGCGTCGTGCTGGCCTGGATTACTGGCCGCTCGTCGACCTGCATCGGCATCGATCGCTCGAGAGCTTTCTGAACGTGCGTCGCAGCCTCGGTGGGCGGCTGGTGGCGCTGAGCGCCAGGGCCCGGCAGGACTA
It contains:
- the rpmG gene encoding 50S ribosomal protein L33; this translates as MAKNKGVRIVITLECTECRSNPAKRSAGVSRYTTQKNRRNTTERLELKKFCPHCNSSTTHKEIK
- the rpsR gene encoding 30S ribosomal protein S18 — translated: MSSSFFKKRLSPIKPGDPIDYKDVDLLKKFITERGKILPRRLTGLTAKQQRDLTNAVKRARIVALLPFVNPEG
- a CDS encoding ribonuclease catalytic domain-containing protein, which translates into the protein MPPSRSPLPRRSSLHPGDLVGLLESRGALLAVVEDVRSGKIALRIGWEGRRATAPLRDLELIAALPDAAAAVPVDPASPPWSLQRESVAKALPAKRELAAAWLLLRESPDSAGSAPCLELAELADLLGDGAEPALRAALWLWLQGEQDWFRWRQQRAEPRPPEEIRQRRRQRHRQQLSDTRRRAWQQALIARQPLDVTRLDAEARAQLTLLRQWAAGDCQLPLPAALVPVLHRAHCPQEPGAIRHLLVDLGQWERHHLPALEDTTWALGFSPELEREAAQLEAAAEDPQPGDADRLDLTALHCFTIDDEDTLDIDDALGLEELADGRHALWIHIADPGRLIQPDSPLDLEARRRASSLYLARGTLPMFPPRLANGVFSLRQGRRSAAWSLRLELDDQGELHSQRLVRSWIRPAYRLSYADADELIELAPPQEPAPALLHRLLERRRQWRLRRGALCLDQPEGRIHSHGEDAELAISEPTAARALVAEAMILVGAVVAELGRQHGLALPYRSQPAAGLPAAEELALLEPGPVRHAALKRCLSRGHMGVTPAAHFSLGLDAYVQATSPIRRYGDLLVQRQLEAHLSGRPPLDAAAMAALLEQIEGPLREGIRISRDDQRHWQQVWFEQNHQPSWAARFLRWLRPQDQLALVHLDDLCLELPATAPAGCEPGTALRVRVLLVDSLRDQLRLQATT
- a CDS encoding FAD-dependent oxidoreductase — translated: MATGQGSRTGSGETVDVLVWGGGSGGVAAALQAARSGARTLLLTPGAWLGGMVSAAGVCCPDGNELTTWQTGLWGAFLRELARREPEGLDHNWVSCFGYRPATAEAILQDWVRALPNLQWWPHCRLLEVERAGTRICAVRVECSGGGGADRPGSHRRVPCTLVIDGSDRGELLALAGASHRLGWEAQEQWGEPSAPSRERLEREPFFQEQPVQSPTWVVMGQLARERLSVNPGSAGHQQEGGPSPTGAPPLPPPFEQACEAFGLERTITYGRLPGGLVMLNWPLHGNDWHDGLARAFSADPQAEAALFAEMQAHSLRFARALEQASGGWLQRGTGFPAESGSPAAWLAAMPYWREGRRLVGLQTVIEQDLLPQGPGASIAALPRDAAGALSAIAVGNYANDHHYPGGDWPLAPKSCRWGGRWSGTPFTIPYGALVSTGVVNLLAADKCLSVSHMANGATRLQPLVLNIGQVAGLAAALCVRLGLDPGELPVRQLQEALIADRQAPAGPLPLWDTPWHHPAWAERQRQALDDPARLDRQGHLAAGPGGVLNPHQVPAEPGERLWQGELEPDGEGGYRLVVGGRPWPVITLEPALHHWLQQQDRPAPVALIGCANPWGPWLRVSRLA
- the metG gene encoding methionine--tRNA ligase, with amino-acid sequence MAYTLTTPLYYVNDRPHLGSTYTTLACDAIARFRRLSGEEVILVTGCDEHGLKIQRTAEAAGVTPQVHCDRVSDRYRDLWQRWGISHDRFIRTTDPHHRRVVEQFFARVEASGDVIEGRQQGWYCVACEEFKDDPHEADDPECPIHRRPLEWRDEVNLFFRLSRYQQQIEDLVSRPGFIAPASRRREVENFVAGGLKDFSISRVGLPWGIPVPGHGDHTFYVWFDALVGYLSALLDPSVPVDLDQLASRGWPAQLHVIGKDILRFHAVFWPAMLLSAGLELPERVFGHGFLTREGQKMGKSLGNVLDPEVLLERCGGDAVRWYLLRDIPFGEDGDFQQQRFQDLVNNDLANTIGNLLNRTASMARKWFVEAVPPSGDAAAGDHPLAQACRTGLEGYLQAMDQVDFRRACEAVLQLAIEANGYLNDRAPWKLMKQDGQADVVAADLYAVLETCRWIGLLLAPLLPDLSQRLLSQLAEPAWESRSGGALGGDAVSPWRAALQWGGLPAGRALPEPSPVMLRLELDQPL
- the lptC gene encoding LPS export ABC transporter periplasmic protein LptC, whose protein sequence is MAAPARRLPLVAALALLLPACGSTPLNRPPEASAPPFVFRSLDLRQQDLLGRPTWSLISPEARYDMRRRVALAETPRGMIFRNGKPAYRLSATSGTVLNDGEVVLLEGRVRVEQLGANPMLIRAERARWFPERKLMEIDRRPEALDASNRLTADRASFNLDSNRLSLRDRPRLQHWNRRFEPFRDVDRGLPEVVLRVREADWYPLNGTLQTRGPVLARRRVPGRTEKQPRQILTATSLDGNTTTQEYWLRAPVRFQDAAEATDLQARDVRLDLRERRATSDSPFQGSRRELRVRGRSFLVQEDQKWVTIPEGCQLFQTGDALQARQCRWNWGTQAVEADGGVELRRQAHQQISRGEFLRGRLGPAGEITLTSPGGRVFSRFQVPQRPGPPRLSRPRPAAEPIRL
- a CDS encoding cofactor assembly of complex C subunit B, which codes for MALPVAARIPLVAGAIGLSLSVLNQFTAGSVEPALERAGVLASILAVVLMLVGLLWTRIAPEPAERAPLQGVERLQLAEGLDPSLQRELAWGSALLLTATPAATLLLVWRGVVLLRRGLQPLEAGDQAFIEGAICERARQSGRAISLVDLRLYPGRAEFEALLPGLPSVVVQPLEDAGVLVLGGWSARCFSRSDLTWLEGWTRRLTGEWAPQLDAAAKAAVDRVAGAPGTG
- a CDS encoding tellurite resistance TerB family protein; protein product: MTPAEAFAALALVAVACDGSLEREEAHALREQLEARTPYRNLSEATMGAMFDQLLELLRRDGWQGLLAEALPLLTAEQQETGLAIAAHLVQCDRLVQQEELTMLESMAAQMTLPAERSRQILEVIRVLNRDSLAG
- the psb32 gene encoding photosystem II repair protein Psb32 — protein: MLAVLLTLLLPLAPVHALSLSDLPPDPPAARVLDTADVLSRATRADLDRQLQELDGERVDARLITVSHLDYGLDLSQLGSQLLERWSVEGNGGGEGESQLLLLIDTQNKATAIVASPALQRQLPAALLRSTARTTMAQPLREGDRYRQASLDALTRLRTVLRGGEDPGDPVEAEVAVPVSNIPTAEETREGNGLTWVVVLLVVGSVVPMLTWWVFSR
- the pxcA gene encoding proton extrusion protein PcxA, whose translation is MGLTDWMGTFGRAQSLDLSNDLERGYEAALLIQSIELEHYNDRPVRPELELRLPRGMQAQILRRFRAALQVCRQTLENVEPYRQELSGQEIRQIQLVEAVASRYDERRQTLPAISRSPEVLPRSLLGVVDQVRRQLDPDAEASVVAGFRRRRDSTLVSLRILLLLILVPVLIQQFSRTYIVTPVVDRLSPEHPLVTYPRPQLEEKAVQKLRLYQAEIEFEALLQDQPLPTREQMQQKLNQKAHELEEEAQQEGSHAVKNVLSDGFGLIGFVLVCLLGQRDIQVLRGFIDEMIYGLSDSAKAFAIILFTDIFVGFHSPEGWTVLLDGVAHHLGLPARENFIMLFIATFPVVLATIFKYWIFRYLNRVSPSSVATLRNMNGGG
- a CDS encoding bifunctional adenosylcobinamide kinase/adenosylcobinamide-phosphate guanylyltransferase encodes the protein MGITLICGPAGGGKSRWAEHLASCSGRQVVYLATGPLLPDDADWQQRLERHRRRRPAQWLCREVGAELAPALSDLRDGQIALIDSLGTWVAAWLDADAPLWCRCCDVLVESLRLSHAPLLLVCEEVGWGVVPSSVAGGRFRQRLAELEQRLMADAAAAWLVIAGRALDLQQLSVPVPPEP
- a CDS encoding tRNA (cytidine(34)-2'-O)-methyltransferase, which gives rise to MPRVVLVHPEIPPNTGNVARTCAATGTELHLVEPLGFEISDRQLRRAGLDYWPLVDLHRHRSLESFLNVRRSLGGRLVALSARARQDYTEFRFQPHDWLLFGCESVGLPEALQEQADACLTIPMRLSSTPEGVSVRSLNLSVSVGVVLFETLRQAKGPAPQGV